Part of the Methanobacterium paludis genome is shown below.
TTATATGGGTGGAAATTTTGAAAATCCTAAATATGGTGATGTTTGTTCCGGAAGGACAGGGCATGCTGAGTCAGTTGAAGTTACCTATGATCCTTCGATCATATTATATGATGAGCTCCTGGATGTCTTCTGGGAGCTTCATGACCCCACAACACCCAACAGACAGGGGCCTGATATTGGGGAACAATACCGTTCTGTGATCTTTTACCACAATGAAGAACAGAAAAAACTTGCAGATGCTTCAAAGAAGAAACTGCAGGGTTCAGGAAGATATAAGGATGATATAGTAACTGAAATTGTTCCAGCTTCAAAGTTCTGGACTGCAGAAAAGTACCACCAGCGATACCTTGAAAAGAGGGGAAGAAGGTTTTGCGGGCTTTAAAGCGTTAGATCCAATTAGATTAATCAATAAAGCTTTAATCAAATAATCAAGTTCTAATTAATTGATGAGATTTTAAATTAAGTGCATGGTCATTGATATAAAAACCATTTAAGAATATTAAGAATTGGATAAAAAAAATCTGAAGTGTTCAAATTGTTGGAAACAGAGCAAATAAGAAAATTTTTCAAAAAGGACAGGTTTGCTAAATCCCTGGGTATAAAGCTTCTGGAAATTTCAGAAGGTGGGGCTAAAACCAAAATGGAAATAAACGATGAACATTTAAACGGCATCGGCACGGTTCATGGAGGTGCACTATTCACGTTGGCAGATTTCACCTTTGCAGTAGCAGCAAACTCACATGGACGTGTAACTGTGGCCATAAATGTTAACATATCGTATATGAAAGCCGTAAGCCGGGGTACATTGACTGCAGAGGCTCGAGAAATATCTTTAAACCCTAAACTTGCAACTTATACCATAGATATCACAGATGAAGATGGAGAACTAATTGCCATATTTCAGGGGTTGGCTTACAGGAAAAGGGAGAAGATAAAGGTATCTGTGACTGATTAAGGTGGATCAGACTGATAAATGGATCATATAATTTTAATATAAAATTATCTTCATTTAAAAATCAAATGGGGGTTTAATTTTTGGAGAAAGAAGAAATAATTCGCCTTTTGAATATAGACTTCGTAAGGGAACTTGAAGCCTCAATGATATACGTCCAAAACTCATTTCTCATGGAGAAATGTGACCCGAGCAGGGTTACAGAAGCCATAGCTGTGGATGAGATGAGACACATGTGGTGGCTTGCAGATCTCATAACTGCAAGGGGTGGAAAACCCACCATGGAACATAAAGAGCTTAATTTTGGGGCTGATAATCTTAAAAGTCAGTTGGAACGTCAGATAGAACAAGAAACTGAGGGAATAGATGTTTACACTCAGCAAATTGAAATAATTGATGATGAAGAGGTTGTAGGGGTCTTAAAACACATACTGGATGAAGAGAAGAGACACAGGAAAGAGTTTAAGATGAGGCTTGAAGAGTTGATTTAAAATTTAATTTATGGGTTTGCTTTGAACTTATGACATGAATAATGAGATAACTTATTTTTAATTTTCAATGGTTTTAAACATATTTTTAATTTTTTGCACGGTTTAATCTTCTTTTTATGGATATTTAAATGGTTTAAAGAAGTTTTATTAATCTTTTAAAATTAAATATTATGAAAAAGAGATAAATAATTAGTGTAAATTTCATTCATATAACTGGGGGTTATAACTATGGATGAATTCGAAACAAGGCTTGGTGAATTAATAAGAATGTCCGAAAAGGATCGCGATGATGCCATAATGGAATTTAAAACACAGTGTAACTGTCCAAATTGTCCATCGTACAATGAATGTGCT
Proteins encoded:
- the msrA gene encoding peptide-methionine (S)-S-oxide reductase MsrA, which gives rise to MDDMNLKKASFAAGCFWGVEAAFRQLKGVVDTRVGYMGGNFENPKYGDVCSGRTGHAESVEVTYDPSIILYDELLDVFWELHDPTTPNRQGPDIGEQYRSVIFYHNEEQKKLADASKKKLQGSGRYKDDIVTEIVPASKFWTAEKYHQRYLEKRGRRFCGL
- a CDS encoding PaaI family thioesterase, producing MFKLLETEQIRKFFKKDRFAKSLGIKLLEISEGGAKTKMEINDEHLNGIGTVHGGALFTLADFTFAVAANSHGRVTVAINVNISYMKAVSRGTLTAEAREISLNPKLATYTIDITDEDGELIAIFQGLAYRKREKIKVSVTD
- a CDS encoding ferritin-like domain-containing protein gives rise to the protein MEKEEIIRLLNIDFVRELEASMIYVQNSFLMEKCDPSRVTEAIAVDEMRHMWWLADLITARGGKPTMEHKELNFGADNLKSQLERQIEQETEGIDVYTQQIEIIDDEEVVGVLKHILDEEKRHRKEFKMRLEELI